The Sporosarcina ureae genome includes a region encoding these proteins:
- a CDS encoding DMT family transporter → MQSNTQVYVITIAGAVCWGLIGLFIAPLYARGFTAWDVVAIRGIYSFVFLFAIMMLFFRDQLRTRIKDHVFFASAGIFSLALFNYFYFEVFSRSSLSLAVTLLYTGPLFVMILSRIFFKELLTARKGLALVFAIVGCAFVVGLLPLGSQTIPSQTLFIGVLSGFCYALYSVFTKPITKRYSALTITTYTFLYMALFMSLTSNVWRKVDTFRYVDVWISALLLALISTVAAYVLYTTGLKYLEAGKASILATIEPIVAVLVGVLFLGDQLLPLQILGIALVLYSAILIVGKQARNENHTFEK, encoded by the coding sequence ATGCAATCAAACACCCAAGTTTATGTCATCACAATTGCAGGAGCAGTCTGTTGGGGATTGATTGGTTTATTCATAGCACCACTATATGCGCGGGGATTTACAGCTTGGGATGTGGTAGCGATTCGAGGGATTTACAGCTTTGTATTTTTATTTGCTATCATGATGTTATTTTTTCGGGATCAGTTACGGACACGAATAAAAGATCACGTGTTTTTTGCGAGTGCAGGTATTTTTAGTCTAGCGCTGTTTAACTACTTTTATTTCGAAGTGTTTTCACGTTCCAGCTTGTCTCTTGCCGTGACGTTATTATATACGGGACCGTTATTCGTGATGATTCTATCGAGGATCTTCTTTAAGGAGTTACTCACTGCACGCAAAGGTCTAGCACTAGTATTTGCTATTGTTGGTTGTGCGTTCGTAGTCGGGCTATTGCCGCTAGGGTCACAGACTATTCCTAGTCAGACACTCTTCATAGGGGTTCTTTCGGGATTTTGTTATGCGCTGTACAGTGTTTTCACCAAGCCGATCACGAAACGATATTCGGCCCTAACGATTACTACATACACATTCTTGTATATGGCCTTATTCATGTCGCTGACGAGTAATGTATGGCGCAAAGTTGACACATTCCGGTATGTGGACGTCTGGATTTCTGCTTTACTATTGGCACTGATCTCCACCGTTGCAGCATATGTGTTATATACAACGGGTTTAAAATATTTGGAAGCTGGAAAGGCGTCGATTCTCGCAACTATTGAACCAATTGTTGCAGTTTTGGTTGGCGTACTGTTCCTAGGGGATCAACTGCTTCCATTGCAGATACTAGGCATCGCGCTGGTGTTGTATTCAGCTATACTAATAGTAGGTAAGCAAGCAAGAAATGAAAATCATACTTTTGAAAAATAG
- the ald gene encoding alanine dehydrogenase, which produces MLVGVPKEIKNNENRVAMTPAGVFNLCSSGHEVVIETGAGAGSSFTDEEYINVGAKIVATAEEAWKVDMVMKVKEPIPAEYGYFREGLILFTYLHLASDSELTKELLNKKVIAIAYETVQLPNNTLPLLAPMSEVAGRMATLIGAQYLQQTNGGKGMLLSGVPGVSRGSVTIIGGGQAGTNAARIAVGMGARVTVLDLSVERLRQLDDIFGNDVQTLVSNPLNIAESVKNADLVVGAVLIPGTRAPKLVSEDVVKSMRPGSVLVDIAIDQGGIFATSNQVTTHDDPIYVKHDVVHYAVANMPGAVPQTSTTALTNVTVPYALQIANKGFRCACLENPSLQKGINTLDGHITYKAVADAFDMEYVSAEMLLNLVAVK; this is translated from the coding sequence ATGCTAGTTGGTGTACCGAAAGAAATTAAAAATAATGAAAACCGTGTCGCTATGACACCTGCGGGAGTGTTTAACTTATGCTCATCGGGCCATGAAGTAGTTATCGAAACTGGGGCGGGAGCAGGTTCAAGCTTTACAGATGAAGAGTATATCAATGTAGGTGCCAAGATCGTAGCAACTGCAGAAGAAGCCTGGAAAGTAGATATGGTGATGAAGGTAAAAGAGCCGATACCAGCTGAGTATGGCTATTTCCGGGAAGGACTTATTTTATTCACCTATTTGCATCTCGCATCGGATTCAGAACTAACGAAAGAGCTGCTAAATAAAAAAGTAATTGCAATCGCTTACGAAACAGTTCAACTTCCTAACAACACGTTACCTCTATTGGCGCCAATGAGTGAGGTTGCAGGACGCATGGCGACATTGATCGGTGCCCAGTATCTTCAACAAACCAATGGAGGTAAAGGGATGTTATTGAGCGGTGTACCTGGCGTATCACGCGGAAGTGTAACCATCATAGGCGGTGGGCAAGCTGGAACTAATGCTGCCCGAATTGCAGTGGGTATGGGTGCGAGGGTAACAGTTCTTGACTTGTCAGTAGAGCGACTGCGTCAATTAGATGATATTTTCGGAAATGACGTTCAGACACTTGTTTCCAACCCCTTAAACATTGCAGAGTCTGTAAAAAATGCGGATTTAGTTGTGGGTGCTGTGTTAATTCCAGGGACCAGAGCACCGAAGCTTGTATCAGAAGATGTGGTTAAATCTATGAGGCCTGGGTCAGTTCTAGTCGATATCGCAATCGACCAAGGCGGAATTTTTGCAACTTCTAATCAAGTCACGACGCACGATGATCCGATTTACGTCAAACATGACGTAGTTCACTATGCGGTAGCAAACATGCCAGGTGCAGTTCCACAAACATCAACGACGGCATTAACGAATGTAACTGTTCCGTATGCACTCCAAATTGCAAATAAAGGATTTAGATGTGCATGCTTAGAGAACCCTTCTCTTCAAAAAGGAATCAATACATTAGATGGGCATATCACGTATAAAGCTGTAGCAGATGCTTTTGATATGGAGTATGTGTCTGCGGAAATGCTATTGAATCTCGTAGCGGTAAAATGA
- a CDS encoding aspartate aminotransferase family protein, producing the protein MTMKTKENAQVRYEELAAIDKQHFMHPTSSFKQQQEKGPGFIFTEGKGIYLKDIRGKQVIDGLSSLWNVNIGHGREELGQAAMDQMKKLAFSSTFSTNSHEPAIMLAEKVAQMTPGDLTMTFFTSGGSDANDTAFKTSRQYWRLKGKTDKKKIISRNKSYHGVSVGASSATGLPGFRNFPSLAPDFYYVDSSIQALKEMIAREGAETIAAFISEPIQGSGGVNLPPENYFKEVREICNQNEILFIADEVITGFGRTGTNFGIENFGAVPDMMVIAKGISSGYAPIGGMVISEKIKNELIELTDGVYMHGYTYSGHPMCCAVALKNLEIIEEENMIENVRNMGAELQNGFKWLAQRHEEIGNIRGIGLLGAVEILKDKETNTRFADPVSVKVVEEALNHGLLARSIVYEGQDTLAFAPPFCINKEEVETIISIIDKSLTEVKKKGLK; encoded by the coding sequence ATGACGATGAAAACAAAGGAAAACGCACAAGTGAGATATGAGGAACTGGCAGCGATTGATAAGCAACATTTTATGCATCCTACGAGCTCTTTCAAGCAACAACAAGAAAAAGGCCCAGGTTTTATTTTCACAGAAGGTAAAGGGATTTATTTGAAAGACATTAGAGGAAAACAAGTGATTGATGGACTGTCCTCATTATGGAATGTCAATATCGGTCATGGTAGGGAAGAACTTGGTCAAGCGGCAATGGATCAAATGAAAAAATTGGCATTTAGTTCAACCTTCTCCACAAACAGCCATGAACCAGCAATTATGTTGGCAGAAAAGGTGGCGCAAATGACTCCCGGAGATTTAACGATGACTTTCTTTACATCCGGAGGCTCTGATGCGAATGATACAGCATTTAAAACTTCTAGACAGTATTGGAGACTAAAAGGGAAGACTGATAAGAAAAAGATTATTTCCCGTAATAAATCGTATCATGGTGTATCTGTCGGGGCATCGAGTGCAACAGGCTTACCTGGTTTCAGAAACTTCCCTTCATTAGCACCGGATTTCTATTATGTGGATTCATCAATTCAAGCGCTGAAGGAAATGATTGCACGTGAAGGAGCTGAAACCATTGCGGCCTTTATCTCAGAGCCAATTCAAGGTTCTGGAGGAGTCAATTTACCACCGGAAAATTACTTCAAGGAAGTTCGAGAAATATGTAATCAAAATGAAATTCTATTCATTGCCGATGAAGTGATCACAGGGTTCGGAAGAACGGGTACTAATTTTGGGATAGAGAATTTCGGAGCTGTTCCGGATATGATGGTGATCGCGAAAGGAATTTCAAGTGGTTACGCTCCGATAGGCGGAATGGTCATCTCAGAAAAAATCAAAAATGAATTAATTGAATTAACAGATGGTGTTTATATGCACGGATACACATATAGCGGTCATCCAATGTGCTGCGCTGTCGCATTAAAGAATCTGGAAATTATTGAAGAAGAAAATATGATAGAAAATGTACGAAATATGGGTGCCGAATTACAAAACGGATTTAAATGGTTGGCACAGCGTCATGAGGAAATTGGCAATATTAGAGGAATTGGATTGCTGGGAGCAGTTGAAATATTGAAGGATAAAGAAACTAATACACGCTTCGCTGATCCGGTGTCTGTAAAAGTAGTGGAGGAAGCATTGAACCACGGTCTGTTGGCAAGAAGTATTGTTTATGAAGGTCAGGATACGTTGGCATTTGCTCCTCCGTTCTGTATCAATAAAGAAGAAGTGGAAACCATCATTTCAATTATTGATAAATCACTCACAGAAGTGAAAAAGAAAGGCCTCAAGTAA
- a CDS encoding BCCT family transporter — translation MKPKSNAIYMNSVFWISAVVIALLVIWGTVDSAGMSKWADLAYNFTSDAFGWFYLLSVLAIVLFCAGLAVSKYGRIRLGGDHEKPKYSYFTWIGMLFSTGFGAGLVFWGIAEPMSHFTNTPSGMEGLSPEAGRQAMQYSFFNWGIHQWSVFTIVGLTLAYFQYRKNSGGMISDTLNPVIGKSGKKPLRSGINILAVIATVLGVATSVGMGILQINGGLNYVFDIPQNTTFLLLITGGLLLLYLTSALTGLDKGIKFLSILNLVLALGLIAVILFLGPTKFILEVFALGIGDYIQNFFGMSLGLSPYDGNTWSKGWTVNYWAWVIAWSPFVGAFIARISRGRTIREFVFGVLIVPPFIATVWIAVFGGTAIYMDLFQNTNIAGAVQNDVTSALFATFENFPMSTLLSVVFILLIVTFLVTSADSATFVLGMMTTNGNQNPSNTVKAIWGVLMSAIVAVLIISSGLQGLQTASLVAALPLTFILFLMGFSLMKSLRKGELVEIESEEHEEVYEEVYEEVASDRLVTHQSASQNSNPVFRDALKENI, via the coding sequence ATGAAACCTAAAAGCAATGCGATATACATGAACAGTGTCTTTTGGATATCAGCGGTAGTGATTGCATTACTGGTCATTTGGGGAACAGTAGATTCTGCAGGGATGTCCAAATGGGCAGATCTGGCGTACAACTTTACATCGGATGCATTTGGATGGTTTTACTTACTTTCTGTTTTGGCGATTGTATTATTCTGTGCCGGGCTGGCTGTGAGTAAGTACGGTCGGATCAGATTGGGCGGGGATCATGAAAAACCGAAATATTCCTACTTTACCTGGATTGGTATGTTATTCAGTACAGGATTTGGAGCAGGCTTAGTATTTTGGGGGATTGCAGAGCCGATGAGCCATTTTACGAATACGCCAAGTGGTATGGAAGGATTGTCCCCGGAAGCTGGAAGGCAGGCCATGCAATATTCTTTCTTTAATTGGGGCATTCATCAATGGTCGGTGTTCACGATTGTAGGCTTGACGTTGGCGTATTTCCAGTATCGGAAAAATAGTGGCGGAATGATCAGTGACACGTTGAATCCTGTCATTGGCAAGAGTGGCAAGAAGCCATTAAGAAGCGGTATCAATATTTTAGCCGTCATTGCCACTGTGCTCGGTGTTGCAACATCAGTAGGCATGGGAATATTACAAATCAACGGTGGCTTAAATTATGTATTTGATATACCACAAAATACTACGTTCTTATTACTCATTACGGGAGGCTTGTTGCTATTATATTTAACTTCCGCATTGACTGGACTGGATAAGGGAATTAAGTTCCTTAGTATATTAAATTTAGTTCTGGCACTAGGTTTGATAGCAGTTATCTTATTTTTAGGCCCTACTAAGTTCATATTGGAAGTCTTTGCCTTGGGTATTGGGGATTACATTCAGAATTTCTTTGGTATGAGTCTTGGTCTTTCACCTTATGACGGCAATACTTGGTCGAAGGGATGGACAGTTAACTATTGGGCATGGGTGATTGCATGGTCACCATTTGTAGGTGCATTCATTGCACGAATTTCAAGAGGCAGGACTATTCGTGAGTTTGTTTTCGGTGTATTGATCGTACCTCCTTTCATTGCCACTGTGTGGATCGCTGTATTTGGAGGAACAGCAATTTATATGGATTTATTCCAAAATACGAACATTGCAGGAGCTGTACAAAATGACGTAACAAGCGCACTGTTCGCTACTTTTGAAAACTTCCCTATGAGTACCTTGCTGTCAGTTGTCTTTATTTTACTAATTGTCACATTCCTGGTGACATCAGCCGACTCCGCTACCTTTGTACTAGGAATGATGACGACGAATGGAAACCAAAATCCTAGTAACACGGTGAAAGCAATTTGGGGAGTGTTAATGTCGGCCATCGTTGCAGTTCTGATTATCAGCAGCGGACTGCAAGGGCTTCAAACGGCTTCATTGGTTGCAGCGCTTCCGCTAACGTTTATCTTATTCCTAATGGGCTTCTCTTTAATGAAGTCTTTGAGGAAGGGGGAGTTAGTTGAAATTGAATCAGAAGAGCATGAAGAAGTTTATGAAGAAGTCTATGAAGAAGTGGCATCGGATCGATTGGTGACACATCAATCTGCTTCGCAGAATAGTAATCCGGTATTTCGAGACGCCTTGAAAGAAAACATATAA